A window of Pyrobaculum aerophilum str. IM2 contains these coding sequences:
- a CDS encoding HAD family hydrolase, which produces MNFIISFWGLLAERIDFWGVWREVVNSPVVDEVAWVVNQINSAGYEVPLRAVAQALAYKTGVESRVLAQLFIERVKARIKPAQCLGEFYSWLRERGKIAVLSNTPCKCFIEDFLREYKISVDLILTSDVLLKRKPLKQVFKYALSKLGAQPQNTILFGDGVEDLGALGLGIFTITIGVEGGHLSFPSLCHAVKWLATEFKD; this is translated from the coding sequence ATGAATTTCATCATAAGCTTCTGGGGCCTATTGGCGGAGAGAATAGACTTCTGGGGCGTGTGGCGCGAGGTTGTGAACAGCCCCGTAGTTGACGAAGTGGCGTGGGTTGTAAACCAGATAAACTCCGCCGGCTATGAAGTGCCGCTCCGCGCCGTAGCCCAGGCGTTGGCTTACAAAACGGGGGTGGAAAGCCGCGTATTGGCCCAATTATTCATTGAGAGGGTGAAGGCGCGGATAAAACCCGCCCAATGCCTCGGCGAGTTTTACTCATGGCTCAGGGAGAGGGGGAAAATCGCCGTCTTGTCCAATACGCCATGTAAATGTTTTATAGAAGACTTCTTAAGAGAGTATAAAATATCAGTTGATTTAATATTGACATCTGACGTATTGCTCAAAAGAAAACCATTAAAACAAGTTTTTAAATACGCTCTATCTAAACTCGGCGCGCAGCCTCAAAACACAATTCTATTCGGCGACGGCGTGGAAGACCTCGGGGCGCTGGGCCTCGGCATTTTCACAATCACAATAGGCGTTGAAGGCGGGCATTTAAGCTTCCCAAGCCTCTGCCACGCAGTGAAGTGGCTGGCAACGGAGTTTAAAGATTAA